A genomic region of Ovis canadensis isolate MfBH-ARS-UI-01 breed Bighorn chromosome 9, ARS-UI_OviCan_v2, whole genome shotgun sequence contains the following coding sequences:
- the LOC138446278 gene encoding endogenous retrovirus group K member 9 Env polyprotein-like, with protein sequence MQYAWNEAHVQPPVMPAKILIMLLLLLQRIQNGAAAAFWAYIPDPPMIQSLGWDKETVPVYVNDTSLLGGKSDIHISPQQANISFYGLTTQYPMCFSYQSQHPHCIQVSADISYPRVTISGIDEKTGKRSYRDGTGPLDIPFCDKHLSIGIGIDTPWTLCQARIASVYNINNANTTLLWDWAPGGTPDFPEYRGQHPPILSVNTAPIFQTELWKLLAAFGHGNSLYLQPNISGSKYGDVGVTGFLYPRACVPYPFMLIQGHMEITLSLNIYHLNCSNCILTNCIRGVAKGEQVIIVKQPAFVMLPVEITEEWYDETALELLQRINTALSRPKRGLSLIILGIVSLITLIATAVTASVSLAQSIQAAHTVDSLSYNVTKVMGTQEDIDKKIEDRLSALYDVVRVLGEQVQSINFRMKIQCHANYKWICVTKKPYNTSDFPWDKVKKHLQEIWFNTNVSLDLLQLHNEILDIENSPKATLNIADTVDNFLQNLFSNFPSLHSLWRSIIAMGAVLTVVLIIICLAPCLIRSIVKEFLHMRVLIHKNMLQHQHLMELLKNKERGVAGDDP encoded by the coding sequence ATGCAATATGCTTGGAATGAGGCTCATGTACAACCTCCAGTGATGCCTGCAAAAATACTgatcatgttattattattgttacagcGGATACAAAACGGGGCGGCTGCGGCTTTTTGGGCATACATTCCTGATCCGCCTATGATTCAATCCTTAGGATGGGATAAAGAAACAGTACCTGTATATGTTAATGATACAAGtcttttaggaggaaaatcagaTATTCACATTTCTCCTCAGCAAGCCAATATCTCCTTTTATGGTCTTACTACTCAATACCCTATGTGCTTTTCTTATCAATCACAGCATCCTCATTGTATACAGGTGTCAGCTGATATATCCTATCCTCGAGTGACTATTTCAGGCATTGatgaaaaaactggaaagagatcGTACCGTGACGGAACCGGACCCCTCGACATTCCGTTTTGTGACAAACATTTAAGCATCGGCATAGGAATAGACACTCCTTGGACTTTATGTCAAGCACGAATTGCATCGGTGTATAACATCAACAATGCCAATACCACCCTTTTATGGGACTGGGCACCTGGAggaacacctgatttccccgaatATCGAGGACAGCATCCACCCATTCTTTCTGTAAACACTGCTCCTATATTTCAAACTGAACTGTGGAAACTTTTGGCTGCTTTTGGTCATGGCAATAGCCTATATTTACAGCCCAATATTAGTGGGAGTAAATATGGTGATGTGGGAGTTACAGGATTTTTATATCCCCGAGCTTGTGTTCCTTACCCATTCATGTTGATACAAGGCCATATGGAAATAACACTGtcattgaatatttatcatttaaattgttcTAATTGCATACTTACTAATTGCATTAGAGGTGTAGCCAAAGGAGAACAAGTTATAATAGTAAAACAACCTGCTTTTGTAATGTTACCTGTTGAAATAACTGAAGAATGGTATGATGAGACTGCTTTAGAATTGTTGCAACGCATTAATACGGCTCTTAGCCGTCCTAAAAGAGGTCTGAGCCTGATTATTCTGGGTATAGTATCTTTAATCACCCTTATAGCAACTGCTGTTACTGCTTCTGTATCTTTAGCACAATCCATTCAAGCTGCTCATACTGTAGATTCCTTGTCATATAATGTTACTAAAGTAATGGGAACTCAAGAAGATATagataaaaaaatagaagatagattatcagcTTTATATGATGTAGTTAGAGTTCTAGGAGAACAAGTTCAGAGTATTAATTTTCGCATGAAAATTCAGTGCCATGCTAATTATAAATGGATTTGTGTTACAAAAAAGCCTTACAATACTTCTGACTTTCCGTGGGATAAGGTGAAAAAACATCTGCAAGAAATTTGGTTTAATACTAATGTTTCTTTAGATCTTTTACAATTGCACAATGAAATTCTTGACATCGAAAATTCTCCAAAAGCTACTTTGAATATAGCTGATACCGTcgataattttttacaaaatttattttctaactttcctaGCCTTCATTCACTGTGGCGAAGTATAATCGCTATGGGCGCCGTTCTGACTGTTGTGCTTATCATAATTTGTTTAGCTCCTTGCCTTATTCGTAGTATTGTTAAAGAATTTCTACATATGAgagttttaatacataaaaacatgttgCAACACCAACATCttatggagcttttaaaaaataaagagaggggagttgcgggggacgacccgtga